The following are encoded together in the Iodobacter fluviatilis genome:
- a CDS encoding EAL domain-containing protein, which produces MCYFSEHMQQELDSRRLLESRFRYAISHNELVLHYQPQVDLSTGMLVSVEALVRWQSPDYGLLYPDEFISMAEEVGLICEIGQWVMLAACQQILSWQQAGMGWVRVAVNVSPLELGSDAIVDRVADALASYGIPPECLELEITETLSISDPEMALAIINQIKALGVVLAIDDFGVGYSNLGYLKRFPAERLKIDQSFVRGLSHSAHDKAIVATIIQLARSLSMQALAEGVETEQEAKILLELGAHLIQGYWVSRPVSSTDLEVMLRQACVLDPKQLQGAVNSPCVLVVDDQPLMLEVIQHILSTLSLQLYLADSAEAALPLLEQHQFAAIICDYQLPGEDGIGFLAKAKAIQPKALRILITASTDLAILRAAINIARVEHFLQKPVDPIQLLNLMTTLST; this is translated from the coding sequence GTGTGCTACTTCTCTGAGCATATGCAGCAGGAGTTAGATTCGCGGCGCTTGCTTGAAAGTCGTTTTCGTTATGCCATTAGCCATAATGAATTGGTTTTACATTACCAACCTCAAGTCGATTTAAGTACCGGCATGTTAGTGAGTGTGGAGGCGCTAGTACGTTGGCAATCTCCTGATTATGGTTTGCTTTATCCAGATGAGTTTATCTCGATGGCAGAAGAGGTGGGCTTGATTTGTGAGATAGGCCAGTGGGTGATGTTAGCGGCTTGTCAGCAAATATTGAGCTGGCAGCAAGCAGGTATGGGTTGGGTGAGGGTGGCGGTGAATGTGTCACCATTGGAGCTGGGAAGTGATGCAATTGTTGATCGTGTAGCCGATGCGCTGGCTAGCTATGGCATTCCTCCTGAATGTTTGGAGTTGGAAATCACCGAAACCTTATCGATTAGCGATCCAGAAATGGCTTTGGCTATCATTAACCAGATAAAGGCTTTAGGCGTGGTGCTGGCGATTGATGATTTTGGTGTTGGCTATTCAAACTTAGGTTATTTAAAGCGCTTTCCTGCCGAGCGGCTAAAAATTGATCAATCTTTTGTGCGTGGCCTAAGTCATAGTGCGCATGATAAAGCGATTGTAGCGACCATTATTCAGTTGGCACGTAGCTTATCGATGCAGGCCTTGGCAGAAGGGGTTGAGACTGAGCAAGAAGCGAAAATTTTGCTGGAGTTAGGTGCGCATTTGATTCAAGGCTATTGGGTTTCACGCCCTGTTTCTAGTACAGATTTAGAGGTCATGTTAAGGCAGGCCTGTGTGCTAGACCCAAAGCAATTACAGGGGGCCGTAAACTCACCGTGTGTGTTGGTGGTTGATGATCAACCGTTGATGTTGGAGGTGATTCAGCATATTTTATCCACCCTTTCCTTGCAGTTATATCTGGCCGATAGCGCTGAAGCTGCTTTACCGCTGTTAGAGCAACACCAGTTTGCGGCCATTATTTGCGATTACCAATTGCCAGGCGAGGATGGCATTGGGTTTTTAGCCAAGGCTAAGGCGATTCAGCCAAAGGCATTGCGTATCTTAATTACTGCAAGTACTGATTTGGCCATATTACGCGCAGCTATTAATATTGCTCGGGTGGAGCATTTTTTGCAAAAGCCGGTTGATCCCATTCAATTACTTAATTTGATGACTACTTTATCTACTTAA
- a CDS encoding heme NO-binding domain-containing protein has protein sequence MKGIVFNEFMDFVESVQGIVAVDEMITAANPPSGGAYTAAGYYDFHEMFALVQALSARCGTPAPDLVRAFGQHLFGRLIAQRSELLRSMPDVYTFLESIEGQIHVEVRRIYPDADLPMLETERASDGSLLLRYRSRRHLADLALGMIEGCITHYGGQATVIRRDFADEGELQVTEFRVCSL, from the coding sequence ATGAAAGGGATTGTTTTCAATGAGTTTATGGATTTTGTTGAGTCTGTACAGGGGATTGTGGCTGTCGATGAAATGATTACAGCGGCTAATCCGCCTTCTGGTGGCGCTTATACGGCGGCTGGGTATTATGATTTTCATGAAATGTTTGCCTTGGTACAGGCATTATCAGCGCGCTGTGGCACGCCTGCTCCTGATTTAGTTCGAGCATTTGGCCAGCATTTATTTGGCCGACTCATCGCGCAGCGCTCAGAATTACTTCGCTCTATGCCCGATGTATATACCTTTTTGGAGAGTATCGAGGGACAGATTCATGTGGAGGTCCGCAGAATTTACCCTGATGCAGATTTACCAATGCTAGAAACCGAGAGGGCGAGTGATGGTTCTTTGCTATTGCGCTATCGTTCTCGCCGCCATTTAGCAGATCTAGCACTGGGCATGATTGAAGGCTGTATTACGCACTACGGTGGTCAGGCCACCGTGATACGCCGTGATTTTGCGGATGAGGGCGAGCTACAGGTGACGGAGTTTAGGGTGTGTTCACTTTAG
- a CDS encoding FUSC family protein, translating into MHTQLVQMLAIKKPQQGIPWRRVLRVMIAVGLPLAIALFRGEFLPAVYGAVAGFYTMFVDNGGNTSERITVMMYMTVGMLLAGIAGVAGHYVQGAPLAFLLAFAVFTGWLQGAGNSVEMMSKYWLIAFLFGDSAPHLSPLAGTYLLIGGMSGIFSVLLDRCLFRAPEQKNGPMLFEAMSRILRRSHNNSIFAFYFAAKVVLAYLIGYGLGLERAYWVPLTVVLVTVYDNKLTIDRMVQRLFGSILGALLGWGMLYFFKAEWQLAAMVVVLAAITPIFLERNYWLAVIPITALVMVLLDFGGEHHSLVRARVENTIIACVLSGMGTLLFIRLQPNYFDPRPKKKLKRIQHDEPL; encoded by the coding sequence ATGCATACTCAGCTTGTTCAGATGCTAGCCATAAAAAAACCGCAGCAAGGTATTCCTTGGCGACGGGTATTGCGCGTGATGATTGCGGTTGGCTTACCCTTGGCGATTGCCCTATTCAGAGGTGAGTTTTTACCTGCAGTATATGGTGCGGTGGCCGGTTTCTATACCATGTTTGTGGATAACGGTGGCAATACCTCGGAGCGAATTACCGTGATGATGTATATGACCGTAGGCATGCTGCTGGCAGGGATTGCAGGAGTGGCGGGGCATTATGTGCAAGGGGCACCATTAGCGTTTTTATTGGCATTTGCTGTTTTTACCGGCTGGCTGCAAGGCGCGGGCAATTCAGTTGAAATGATGAGTAAATACTGGCTCATTGCTTTTTTATTTGGCGATAGCGCACCCCATTTATCGCCATTAGCCGGCACGTATTTATTGATTGGCGGTATGTCGGGTATTTTTTCCGTGTTATTGGACCGCTGTCTGTTTCGTGCGCCTGAGCAAAAAAATGGCCCAATGTTGTTTGAGGCAATGAGCCGTATTTTACGTCGTTCGCATAATAATTCTATTTTTGCCTTTTATTTTGCCGCCAAAGTGGTCCTTGCCTATTTAATTGGCTATGGCTTGGGGTTAGAACGCGCTTATTGGGTGCCTTTAACCGTGGTGCTGGTAACGGTTTACGATAATAAACTCACTATTGATAGAATGGTGCAGCGTCTATTTGGCTCAATATTGGGTGCTTTATTAGGCTGGGGTATGCTGTATTTTTTTAAAGCCGAATGGCAATTGGCGGCGATGGTCGTAGTATTAGCGGCAATCACGCCCATATTTTTAGAACGTAATTATTGGTTGGCGGTGATTCCTATTACGGCACTAGTGATGGTGTTGCTTGATTTTGGTGGGGAGCATCATTCCTTGGTACGGGCACGGGTTGAAAACACCATTATTGCCTGCGTATTATCTGGGATGGGCACTTTATTATTTATTCGTTTGCAACCTAATTACTTTGACCCCCGTCCTAAAAAAAAATTAAAGCGTATTCAGCACGATGAACCTCTGTGA
- the msrB gene encoding peptide-methionine (R)-S-oxide reductase MsrB, producing the protein MEGKVKKSDSEWREQLSAEQYRVTREGGTERPFSGEHYRQSNRGKYHCICCGALLFESERKFDAGCGWPSFWAEAAGSSIQRIRDGSHGMIRVEVRCSSCDAHLGHVFPDGPLPSGERYCINSVSIEFRED; encoded by the coding sequence ATGGAAGGAAAAGTAAAGAAAAGTGATAGCGAGTGGCGTGAGCAACTTTCTGCCGAGCAGTATCGCGTAACACGGGAGGGCGGCACGGAGCGGCCTTTTTCTGGTGAGCACTACCGCCAGTCAAATCGTGGCAAGTATCACTGCATTTGCTGCGGTGCTTTGTTATTTGAATCCGAGCGCAAGTTTGATGCCGGCTGCGGTTGGCCTAGTTTTTGGGCCGAGGCCGCAGGGTCAAGTATCCAGCGAATAAGGGATGGTAGCCACGGCATGATTCGGGTGGAAGTACGCTGCAGTAGCTGCGATGCGCATCTGGGGCATGTTTTTCCGGATGGGCCACTACCAAGCGGTGAGCGCTATTGTATTAACTCGGTATCGATTGAGTTTCGCGAAGATTAA
- a CDS encoding alpha/beta hydrolase has protein sequence MSVYTLEILKAAAVKKRNQAPPLLMIHGAYAGSWCWEVSFLPYFTAAGFDVIAPSLRGHAGSMGREKLDHFGIDDYVKDILSIIADLPEPPILMGHSMGGLVAQRVAKETKLAGLVLLASVAPYGVAASFAHLLTASPSLLWNLSQFQWQGAAAAGNPSFVRELLFSSKTDRAMVDHFAARAQPESMRALTEMAIPHPFAGLNCPKLPCLVLGAGDDQLIPPSDIYACATAWNAQAEMIADCGHAMMADYQQNIVAERVLAWLTQNYPED, from the coding sequence ATGAGCGTTTATACCCTTGAGATTTTAAAGGCTGCGGCAGTAAAAAAACGCAATCAGGCACCGCCTTTACTCATGATTCACGGCGCTTACGCTGGATCTTGGTGTTGGGAAGTCTCTTTTCTGCCTTATTTTACCGCTGCGGGCTTTGATGTGATTGCGCCCAGTTTACGCGGGCATGCTGGCAGTATGGGGAGAGAAAAGCTAGACCATTTTGGTATTGATGATTATGTAAAAGATATTTTATCCATTATTGCCGATTTGCCCGAGCCGCCTATTTTAATGGGGCACTCTATGGGGGGCTTGGTGGCGCAAAGGGTGGCTAAAGAAACCAAGCTAGCGGGTTTAGTACTCTTGGCGAGCGTTGCACCTTATGGCGTAGCGGCCTCTTTTGCCCATTTGCTAACGGCATCCCCTAGTTTATTGTGGAATTTAAGCCAGTTTCAATGGCAGGGTGCGGCTGCTGCCGGCAACCCAAGCTTTGTACGTGAGCTGCTGTTTTCGTCAAAAACAGATCGAGCGATGGTGGATCATTTTGCGGCAAGAGCGCAGCCTGAATCGATGCGTGCGCTCACCGAAATGGCGATTCCACATCCTTTTGCTGGATTAAACTGCCCTAAATTGCCATGTTTGGTGCTGGGAGCAGGCGATGATCAGCTGATTCCACCGAGCGATATCTATGCTTGTGCAACAGCTTGGAATGCTCAAGCTGAGATGATTGCCGATTGTGGCCATGCCATGATGGCCGATTATCAACAGAATATCGTTGCCGAGAGAGTCTTGGCGTGGTTAACGCAAAATTATCCGGAGGATTAA
- the htpG gene encoding molecular chaperone HtpG codes for MAKETLGFQTEVKQLLQLMIHSLYSNKEIFLRELISNASDACDKLRFEALNDASLYGDDSELKISLSFDKEARTLTLNDNGIGMSRDEVVKNIGTIARSGTKEFFGKLSGDAQKDANLIGQFGVGFYSAFIVADKVTLTSRRAGESTATQWESAGDGEFTLEEVAKEGRGTEIILHLKEGEDEYLSDWSLRSIIRKYSDHITLPIFMPKTAGYDAEGNVTPAEGVEAVNQASALWARAKSDITDEQYTEFYKHVSHDFEAPLAWSHARVEGKQEYTELLYIPQRAPFDLHDRERRHGIKLYVRRVFIMEDAEKLLPQYLRFVRGLIDSSNLPLNVSREILQHSKDIEQIKQGCVKKVLGLLESMANSDDATEQAKYTTFWEQFGRVMKEGVAEDFANKDRVAGLLRFASSHSDSTEQNVSLAAYVGRMKEGQDKIYFITADSFAAAKNSPHLEVFRKKGIEVLLMSERVDEWMISGLTEFDGKKLQSVTKGELDLSQFENEEEKQQQEAAASELKDVLDKVKAVLGDKVKDVRVTNRLTDSPACIVVENQDMSANLERLLKSAGQDVKGSKPILEINPDHMLVKKLKAELEGERFGDWTELLFDQAQLAEGAQLDDPASFVKRLNSLMMSVVA; via the coding sequence ATGGCAAAAGAAACATTAGGCTTCCAAACCGAAGTTAAACAGCTCTTGCAGCTGATGATCCACTCTCTCTACTCTAACAAAGAGATTTTCCTGCGTGAGCTGATCTCCAATGCATCAGACGCATGCGACAAGCTGCGTTTTGAAGCACTGAACGACGCAAGCCTGTATGGGGATGATAGCGAGCTGAAGATCAGCCTTTCCTTCGATAAAGAAGCGCGTACCCTTACTCTAAATGACAACGGGATCGGCATGAGCCGTGATGAAGTCGTCAAGAATATCGGTACCATTGCCCGCTCTGGCACCAAAGAATTCTTTGGCAAACTCTCTGGTGATGCGCAGAAAGATGCCAACTTAATTGGCCAGTTTGGTGTGGGCTTTTACTCCGCCTTTATTGTGGCCGATAAAGTGACCCTCACCTCCCGCCGCGCAGGTGAAAGCACCGCTACACAGTGGGAATCCGCAGGCGATGGTGAATTTACGCTAGAAGAAGTCGCAAAAGAAGGCCGTGGTACAGAAATTATCCTGCACCTAAAAGAAGGCGAAGACGAGTATCTATCGGATTGGAGCCTACGCTCGATTATCCGCAAATACTCTGACCACATCACCCTGCCCATTTTCATGCCTAAAACAGCAGGCTACGATGCAGAAGGCAATGTCACCCCTGCAGAAGGCGTTGAGGCCGTTAACCAAGCCTCCGCACTGTGGGCGCGTGCTAAGTCAGACATCACGGACGAGCAATACACCGAATTCTACAAACACGTATCACACGATTTTGAAGCGCCATTGGCGTGGAGCCATGCCCGCGTTGAAGGTAAGCAGGAATATACCGAGCTGCTGTATATCCCTCAGCGTGCGCCATTTGATCTGCACGACCGCGAACGCCGCCACGGCATCAAGCTCTACGTTCGCCGCGTATTTATTATGGAAGACGCAGAAAAACTGCTGCCACAATACCTACGCTTTGTCCGTGGCCTGATCGACAGCAGCAACTTACCGCTGAATGTGAGCCGTGAAATTCTGCAACACAGCAAAGATATCGAGCAGATTAAGCAAGGTTGTGTGAAGAAAGTACTGGGCTTACTCGAATCTATGGCCAACTCTGACGATGCGACCGAGCAAGCTAAATACACGACATTCTGGGAGCAGTTTGGCCGCGTTATGAAAGAAGGCGTTGCCGAAGACTTTGCCAATAAAGACCGCGTGGCTGGCTTGCTACGCTTTGCTTCATCACACAGCGATAGCACCGAGCAAAATGTCAGCCTTGCAGCCTATGTGGGCCGCATGAAAGAAGGCCAAGACAAGATCTACTTTATTACTGCTGACAGCTTTGCCGCCGCAAAAAATAGCCCGCACCTTGAAGTCTTCCGCAAGAAAGGCATTGAAGTGTTACTGATGAGCGAGCGCGTTGACGAATGGATGATCTCTGGCTTAACCGAATTTGACGGCAAGAAACTGCAATCCGTTACCAAGGGTGAGTTAGATCTTTCTCAGTTTGAAAACGAAGAAGAAAAGCAGCAACAAGAAGCCGCCGCCAGCGAACTAAAAGACGTGCTGGACAAAGTAAAAGCCGTATTGGGCGATAAAGTAAAAGACGTGCGCGTTACCAATCGCCTCACCGATAGCCCAGCTTGCATCGTGGTAGAAAACCAAGATATGAGTGCCAACCTTGAACGCCTCTTAAAATCTGCAGGACAAGATGTTAAGGGCAGCAAGCCGATTCTGGAAATCAACCCAGATCATATGCTGGTGAAAAAACTGAAAGCCGAACTAGAAGGTGAACGTTTTGGTGACTGGACGGAGCTACTGTTTGACCAAGCTCAGCTAGCCGAAGGCGCACAGCTAGATGACCCTGCCAGCTTTGTTAAACGCCTGAATAGCTTGATGATGTCAGTTGTGGCATAA
- the hisC gene encoding histidinol-phosphate transaminase, whose translation MSRFWSTLVNKLTPYVPGEQPKLTSLVKLNTNENPYAPSPKVLQAMQAELADTLRLYPDPNGDHLKATIAKYHGVDKSQVFLGNGSDEVLAHAFAALLQHDAPLLFPDISYSFYPVYCGLFGVDYRQVPLDAEFAICVEDYDQHCGAIIFPNPNAPTAKLLPLAAVESLLQRHPEQVVLVDEAYIDFGGESAIGLVDHYPNLLVVQTLSKSRSLAGLRVGFAIGHADLIEALERVKNSFNSYPLDKVALAGAAASFGDEAYFQEKCQVIIATREQLSSQMRDLGFEVLPSAANFIFARHPQHDAAQLAAALRKHSIIVRHFKQDRIEQFLRISIGTDAECKLLVDALHKLLSV comes from the coding sequence ATGAGCCGATTTTGGAGCACGCTAGTCAATAAACTGACTCCCTATGTGCCAGGAGAGCAGCCTAAGCTGACTAGTCTAGTTAAGCTAAATACCAATGAAAACCCTTATGCCCCATCCCCCAAAGTGCTGCAAGCGATGCAGGCCGAGCTAGCGGATACGTTGAGGCTATATCCAGATCCAAATGGGGATCATTTAAAGGCGACGATAGCTAAGTATCATGGCGTGGATAAGTCGCAGGTATTCTTGGGTAATGGTTCGGACGAAGTGCTGGCTCATGCTTTTGCTGCGCTGCTCCAGCACGATGCGCCATTATTATTCCCAGATATTAGCTACAGTTTTTATCCTGTTTACTGTGGTCTTTTTGGCGTTGATTATCGCCAAGTGCCGCTTGATGCTGAGTTTGCTATCTGTGTTGAGGATTATGATCAGCACTGTGGTGCAATTATCTTCCCTAACCCGAATGCGCCTACCGCAAAACTCCTGCCACTAGCCGCCGTAGAAAGCCTGCTACAGCGTCATCCAGAGCAGGTGGTGCTGGTGGATGAGGCTTATATCGATTTTGGTGGGGAGAGCGCGATTGGCTTAGTGGATCACTACCCTAATTTATTAGTGGTGCAAACGCTGTCTAAATCTCGCTCCTTGGCGGGTTTACGTGTTGGTTTTGCCATTGGTCACGCTGATTTAATTGAGGCGCTAGAGCGGGTTAAAAATAGTTTTAACTCCTATCCGCTGGATAAGGTTGCCTTAGCTGGCGCTGCGGCATCTTTTGGTGATGAGGCGTATTTTCAAGAGAAATGCCAAGTCATTATCGCCACGCGTGAGCAGCTAAGCAGCCAAATGCGTGATTTAGGCTTTGAGGTGTTGCCTTCTGCGGCTAATTTTATTTTTGCCCGCCATCCACAGCACGATGCAGCGCAATTAGCCGCAGCCCTGCGTAAGCATTCAATTATTGTGCGGCACTTTAAGCAAGATCGCATTGAGCAATTCTTACGTATTAGTATTGGTACGGATGCGGAGTGTAAGCTGCTAGTAGATGCCTTACATAAACTACTGTCCGTATAA
- a CDS encoding LTA synthase family protein has translation MRIPRLFRFTLVYLLVFIALGICIRLGFATAFGNKADPLPSSLLAQSLLLGARFDLRLGLLSLVPLLLLGGFKMTTPFKEGLARRLWLLWFALVFAVLIFTHMVDFAHYSYLGVKLSASVLNFLYNLDESAGMVWSTYPVMKLTLIWGLSVALLTWLVSCLMSKVATYSGWDAGKWKTTALVLVSILGTLLGIHGKFSQYPLRWSDAYYSTNSFAAAVALNPALNFFDTMSYTRDTYSLDDVRKAYPAMAAYLGVDHPDEKTLNFERHIQPKATALPGQPNVVMVYLESFSGYKTSLYGNPLETTPFFTQMAKESIWFDNLFTPHFGTARGIFAGLSGIPDVDLRDTSSRNPAAVNQNVLINAFKGYEKDYFIGGSTTWANVRGVLTKNIDGLKIHEEGSYSAPRNDVWGISDKNLFFEANKVFKEKKGPFFAVIQTSGNHRPYTIPAEDTDFKLKNPSLAELHANGFAAADEYNSFRYMDYCIEKFMETAKKEAYFDNTVFVFFGDHGIRAMGHDVGPNVPRAYQDLKLSSVHTPFVLYAPKLLKPARYHKVASQIDILPTIAGLFNFTFINKGMGRDLLDPRFDASRFAFTIYPDEGGEIGILDQDWYYIMQVAKKSGGLFDMKSNTPSIDKSVEHPEIAEKMKTKLRDYYTTADYMLTHSAK, from the coding sequence ATGCGCATCCCTCGCTTATTCCGTTTTACCCTTGTTTATTTGCTGGTATTTATTGCCTTGGGCATATGTATCCGCTTGGGTTTTGCCACTGCCTTTGGCAATAAAGCCGACCCACTGCCTAGCTCCTTGTTGGCGCAATCATTACTGTTAGGCGCGCGTTTTGATTTGCGCCTAGGCCTACTCAGCCTAGTGCCGCTGCTGCTACTGGGTGGCTTTAAAATGACGACGCCCTTTAAAGAGGGGCTGGCCAGACGTTTATGGCTGCTTTGGTTTGCGCTGGTGTTTGCCGTGCTGATCTTTACGCATATGGTTGATTTTGCCCACTACTCTTATCTGGGCGTAAAGCTATCTGCCAGCGTGCTTAATTTTTTATATAACTTAGATGAATCGGCAGGCATGGTCTGGTCGACTTATCCAGTAATGAAGCTGACGTTGATATGGGGCTTATCCGTGGCACTGCTAACGTGGCTCGTTTCTTGCCTGATGAGCAAGGTGGCGACATATTCAGGCTGGGATGCAGGTAAGTGGAAAACCACGGCACTGGTGCTGGTTTCTATTCTGGGCACCTTACTGGGCATACACGGTAAGTTTTCACAGTACCCGCTGCGCTGGAGCGATGCCTATTACAGCACCAATAGCTTTGCCGCTGCCGTGGCGCTTAACCCCGCTTTAAATTTCTTCGATACGATGTCCTACACCAGAGACACCTATTCCTTAGACGATGTGCGTAAGGCTTATCCTGCGATGGCTGCCTATCTTGGCGTGGATCACCCTGATGAGAAAACGCTCAATTTTGAGCGGCATATCCAGCCTAAAGCCACGGCACTTCCTGGCCAGCCTAATGTGGTGATGGTGTATTTAGAATCGTTCTCTGGCTATAAAACCAGTCTTTATGGCAATCCATTGGAAACCACACCTTTCTTTACCCAAATGGCTAAAGAGAGCATCTGGTTTGATAATCTGTTTACCCCGCACTTTGGTACAGCACGCGGTATTTTTGCGGGCTTAAGTGGCATTCCTGACGTGGATTTACGCGATACATCTAGCCGTAACCCAGCAGCGGTGAATCAAAATGTGCTGATTAATGCGTTTAAAGGCTATGAAAAAGATTACTTTATTGGCGGTAGCACGACTTGGGCGAATGTACGCGGGGTGCTGACCAAAAATATTGATGGCTTAAAAATCCACGAAGAGGGCAGTTACAGCGCGCCGCGTAATGATGTATGGGGTATTTCAGATAAAAATCTATTTTTTGAAGCCAATAAAGTATTTAAAGAAAAGAAAGGCCCATTTTTTGCAGTGATTCAGACTTCGGGTAATCACCGCCCGTATACTATTCCGGCGGAAGACACTGATTTTAAATTAAAAAATCCAAGTCTTGCAGAGTTGCATGCCAATGGTTTTGCGGCGGCAGATGAATACAATTCTTTCCGCTATATGGATTACTGTATCGAAAAATTTATGGAAACCGCTAAAAAAGAAGCGTATTTCGATAATACGGTATTTGTATTCTTTGGCGATCACGGTATTCGCGCCATGGGCCACGATGTAGGCCCTAATGTGCCGCGTGCTTATCAGGATTTAAAATTATCATCGGTGCATACGCCTTTTGTGCTTTACGCACCTAAATTATTAAAACCTGCGCGTTACCATAAAGTGGCTTCGCAAATTGATATCCTGCCGACGATTGCAGGCTTATTTAATTTCACTTTTATCAATAAAGGCATGGGCCGCGATTTACTCGACCCACGTTTTGATGCATCGCGCTTTGCCTTTACCATTTACCCCGACGAAGGCGGCGAGATTGGTATTCTCGATCAAGATTGGTATTACATTATGCAGGTTGCCAAAAAAAGTGGTGGTTTGTTTGATATGAAATCCAATACACCAAGCATTGATAAAAGTGTTGAGCATCCTGAAATTGCTGAAAAAATGAAAACGAAATTAAGGGATTACTACACCACCGCAGATTATATGCTAACGCATAGTGCTAAGTAG
- a CDS encoding DUF502 domain-containing protein: MIKRSFERIATTWLAGLLALLPFLLTLALLAWLVKILNNFIGPQSMVGQLFALIGQPVINHPILGYLIGWIILIGAIYPLGIIVQSKLKRHLAYLLDKTVRRIPVIGTLYNTADRFVGLLDQKEDADIGSMSPVWCLFGGDGVAVLALMPNPEPIEIEGRLYQAVLVPTAPVPIGGGLLYIPSEWIRPANIGVDKLTSIYMSMGITPPPSLKKASQSAAQIYPDPR, from the coding sequence ATGATCAAGCGTAGCTTCGAAAGAATAGCCACCACCTGGCTGGCTGGCCTGTTAGCTCTGTTACCCTTTTTACTCACCTTAGCCCTACTGGCATGGCTGGTTAAAATACTAAACAATTTTATTGGCCCGCAAAGTATGGTCGGGCAATTATTTGCCCTTATTGGCCAGCCCGTGATTAATCACCCCATACTGGGTTATTTAATTGGCTGGATCATACTGATTGGTGCCATTTACCCACTAGGGATTATTGTTCAGTCAAAGTTGAAGCGGCACTTGGCCTATCTACTTGATAAAACAGTAAGGCGAATTCCAGTAATTGGCACCTTATACAATACTGCAGACCGTTTTGTTGGCTTACTTGATCAAAAAGAAGACGCTGATATCGGCAGCATGAGCCCAGTATGGTGTTTATTTGGCGGCGATGGTGTTGCAGTGCTAGCGCTAATGCCTAATCCTGAGCCTATTGAAATAGAAGGCCGTCTCTACCAAGCGGTACTGGTTCCCACCGCACCGGTTCCTATCGGCGGCGGGCTACTTTATATTCCTAGCGAATGGATTCGCCCAGCCAATATTGGGGTAGATAAACTCACGAGTATTTATATGTCTATGGGCATTACACCCCCGCCATCGCTCAAAAAAGCCTCGCAATCTGCAGCGCAAATTTACCCTGATCCCCGCTAA